In a genomic window of Fibrobacter sp. UWH4:
- a CDS encoding KamA family radical SAM protein — protein MDAAVKVFTQIPDFLEYLGTDLATTIAKTTALANLDLNPKFPFLCSRHYADLIKKANDPAALLREILPTKDELNKVEGFVDDPVGDLPAGKSDCVIQKYDQRALIVSTATCGARCRFCFRKNYPFQNIPDVARQVSHWLDTHSDVWEVILSGGDPLTLGPGAFRELIEAIAMHASVTTLRIHTRLPVMRPDLVMQHFELLRELPARFSCVLVSHVDHADELDEESATVFAQLRFSGWTLLNQSVLLRGISDDADKLNNLCRKLFEQGVLPYYLHQLDHANGVAHFEVGDDEARKLIAEIRTKLPGYLVPKLVREIAGEKSKTPV, from the coding sequence ATGGACGCAGCAGTTAAAGTTTTCACACAAATTCCTGACTTTTTGGAGTATTTAGGTACCGATCTGGCGACCACCATCGCCAAGACGACAGCCCTGGCAAACCTCGACCTGAACCCCAAGTTTCCGTTCCTTTGTTCTAGGCATTATGCCGACCTCATAAAAAAGGCTAACGACCCAGCGGCCCTGTTGCGCGAAATTTTACCGACCAAGGACGAACTTAACAAAGTCGAGGGTTTTGTAGACGACCCCGTGGGCGACCTGCCTGCCGGAAAATCCGACTGTGTCATCCAGAAATACGACCAGCGCGCCCTGATTGTCTCGACCGCCACCTGCGGTGCCCGTTGCCGATTCTGTTTCCGCAAGAACTACCCTTTCCAGAACATTCCCGACGTGGCGCGCCAGGTGAGCCACTGGCTCGATACCCACAGCGACGTCTGGGAAGTAATCCTTTCGGGTGGCGACCCGCTGACGCTTGGTCCCGGCGCCTTCCGCGAGCTGATCGAGGCGATTGCCATGCACGCCTCGGTAACGACGCTCAGAATCCATACGCGCCTCCCCGTGATGCGGCCGGACCTGGTAATGCAGCATTTTGAACTGCTGCGTGAATTGCCCGCCAGATTTAGCTGCGTATTGGTGTCACATGTGGACCACGCCGACGAACTCGACGAGGAATCGGCAACTGTTTTTGCTCAGTTGCGTTTTAGCGGCTGGACGCTCTTGAACCAAAGCGTGCTATTGCGAGGAATTAGCGACGATGCAGACAAACTAAACAACCTCTGCCGCAAGCTTTTTGAACAAGGTGTACTCCCCTATTACTTGCACCAGCTGGACCACGCCAACGGTGTCGCACACTTCGAAGTTGGCGATGACGAAGCTCGCAAGCTGATTGCAGAAATCCGCACCAAGTTACCCGGTTACCTTGTACCAAAACTCGTCCGCGAAATCGCCGGCGAAAAAAGCAAAACACCCGTTTGA
- the mdh gene encoding malate dehydrogenase has product MARKKIALVGAGQIGGTMALVLAQKNLGDVVLIDIPQTQGMPKGKALDIMEGRSVINSSVDLQGSTDYSAIKGADVVIVTAGFPRMPGMSRDDLLDKNCGVIKTVAEAIKENAPDAFVIVITNPLDAMVYNMQKQSGLPANKVIGMAGVLDSARLACFVADELGVSVEDVKALVMGGHGDTMVSIMECVSVGGIPVSQLMSKEKFAELAKRTAGAGGEIVNLLGRGSAFYSPATSAIHMAEAYLLDKKSVFSCAAKLNGEYGVKGLYCGVPVVVGANGVEKILEVKMSDEEKAAFEKSVEACKKNAEWVDAHT; this is encoded by the coding sequence ATGGCTAGAAAGAAGATTGCACTTGTTGGTGCTGGTCAAATCGGTGGTACAATGGCTCTCGTGCTCGCTCAGAAGAATCTTGGCGACGTCGTTCTCATCGACATTCCGCAGACTCAGGGCATGCCGAAGGGCAAGGCTCTCGATATCATGGAAGGCCGCTCTGTCATCAACTCTTCCGTGGATCTTCAGGGTTCTACCGACTACTCCGCCATCAAGGGCGCAGACGTCGTGATCGTGACCGCCGGTTTCCCGCGTATGCCGGGCATGAGCCGTGACGACCTCCTGGACAAGAACTGCGGCGTGATCAAGACCGTTGCCGAAGCCATCAAGGAAAACGCTCCGGATGCATTCGTCATCGTGATCACCAACCCGCTGGACGCCATGGTCTACAACATGCAGAAGCAGTCCGGTCTCCCGGCCAACAAGGTCATCGGTATGGCTGGCGTGCTTGACTCTGCCCGTCTCGCTTGCTTCGTCGCAGACGAACTCGGCGTTTCCGTCGAAGACGTGAAGGCCCTCGTGATGGGCGGCCACGGCGACACCATGGTTTCCATCATGGAATGCGTGTCTGTTGGCGGTATCCCGGTTTCTCAGCTCATGAGCAAGGAAAAGTTCGCCGAACTCGCCAAGCGTACCGCCGGTGCCGGTGGCGAAATCGTGAACCTCCTCGGCCGCGGCTCTGCCTTCTACAGCCCGGCAACCTCCGCCATCCACATGGCCGAAGCCTACCTCCTCGACAAGAAGAGCGTGTTCTCTTGCGCTGCCAAGCTGAACGGTGAATACGGCGTGAAGGGCCTCTACTGCGGCGTGCCGGTCGTGGTCGGTGCAAACGGTGTCGAGAAGATTCTCGAAGTCAAGATGAGCGACGAAGAAAAGGCCGCCTTCGAAAAGTCCGTCGAGGCTTGCAAGAAGAACGCCGAATGGGTCGACGCACATACGTAA
- the tenpIN gene encoding type III toxin-antitoxin system TenpIN family toxin: MKKENIPKVMLLSPLFYERYADNTEILVKENRPYLVLLVEYRSFRFAIPFRSNIQHTHAYKFESENSKRTSSGLDFSKSVIIFNDDEIGMPAHIDSREHTEIMKRYIFIVEKFQKYIDDFIEGLKKEPLPPKYRFSSLTYYRGWLLKGK; the protein is encoded by the coding sequence ATGAAAAAAGAAAACATACCCAAGGTTATGCTGCTATCGCCGTTGTTTTACGAGCGTTATGCAGATAATACCGAAATTCTTGTGAAGGAAAACCGCCCTTATTTGGTGTTGCTAGTGGAATACCGTTCCTTTAGATTTGCTATTCCATTTAGGTCGAATATCCAGCATACACATGCATATAAATTTGAAAGTGAAAATTCCAAAAGGACATCGTCTGGGCTAGATTTTAGTAAAAGTGTCATTATTTTTAATGATGATGAAATTGGAATGCCTGCGCATATCGATTCACGAGAACATACGGAAATCATGAAGCGCTATATATTTATTGTGGAAAAATTTCAAAAGTATATTGATGATTTTATAGAGGGCTTGAAAAAAGAGCCTTTGCCACCCAAATACAGGTTTTCTTCGTTGACTTACTACCGCGGTTGGTTGTTAAAAGGGAAGTAG
- a CDS encoding type II toxin-antitoxin system Phd/YefM family antitoxin, with protein MPNIRPISDLRNNFTSVAETVHKYDEPMYLTKNGVGDMVVMSIECYEKQMAQLELYSKLAEAISEVERGAECADAEKFLKDLMNG; from the coding sequence ATGCCGAATATCCGTCCAATTTCAGACTTGCGCAACAACTTCACGAGCGTCGCGGAAACCGTACACAAGTACGACGAGCCCATGTATTTGACCAAGAATGGCGTGGGCGACATGGTCGTGATGTCCATCGAATGCTACGAAAAGCAGATGGCCCAGCTGGAACTTTATTCAAAACTTGCCGAAGCCATTTCCGAAGTGGAACGCGGTGCGGAATGCGCCGATGCCGAAAAATTCTTGAAGGATTTAATGAATGGCTAA
- a CDS encoding type II toxin-antitoxin system mRNA interferase toxin, RelE/StbE family — translation MAKKYEVVITPSAQKDLNEIKSYFTNVLKTSSNSIFEKFLEQVRLLKAHPFTYPVHQDPLLKLVGYRVIPIDNYLMFYMVRGNVVQIHRFLYGKRNYLQLLGMDT, via the coding sequence ATGGCTAAAAAGTACGAAGTCGTTATCACGCCTTCGGCGCAAAAAGACCTCAACGAAATCAAATCATATTTTACAAACGTTCTCAAGACTTCATCAAATTCAATCTTCGAGAAGTTTCTTGAACAGGTCAGGCTGTTGAAAGCGCATCCGTTCACCTATCCCGTCCACCAAGATCCGCTGCTGAAACTCGTCGGCTACAGGGTCATTCCCATTGACAACTACCTGATGTTTTACATGGTCAGGGGCAATGTCGTTCAAATCCATCGATTCCTTTACGGCAAACGGAACTACCTACAGTTACTAGGCATGGACACGTGA